TGGTTCAGTGGAAATCCCAAAGTGTTTCGTTATATGTGTGTTCTCAGGGAAAAAGAATTGTGTAAAATGCTGAGGAATTTTCGCCCATGTCCTTTCCATctctttgtttttgctttttctctctttaggcaagcaggaaagaaatggaGCAGAAGGCAAAATAACTCCTAAGCTCAAGGTAAGGCATCtttaaaaagctgtgttttggtGAAAACTAATAGAACATGGTAGAAAACAGAAGGGACAtttcagccctgctgagctggcacaTCCTTTTTTTGTACTGGAGATAAAATTCCTCCATGGAATGTGCATCATCAGGTAAACCAGCTCCTGTCCTTGCTGTTAGAAGTCCTTCCTCACTCATCTTTTCTTTGTCTGCTCCAGATTTCTGAGCCTGGGATTGAGTTATCTGTGCTTTAAGCACAGGGAAACATCTGCTAATTACCCTGGCAGAACCATTAGCATCCTTTCAAGTGCaatctttttttattccagtgaGCAGCGTTTCTCCCTGTTCCCCAAACAGTTTGTTCCCTGTGCTCACTCCCATGCTGAGATCACTGTCTTGGCAGGCCTGAGAGTGTGGCTGGAAATAGCAGAAGTGGTGAATGTGCAGGGGGGTGGGAGCTGCTTGAGCAGGCAGTGCAtccaaatgggaaaaatttaaCTCCTGATGTTTGTTTCCCAGCTCAGGTGGAAATGCAGAAAGGAAGATGAGACAGGAGGGGGATACTCCAaagatgtgctgctgcagatccTGCAAAAGGTCCTGTCTGACACCTTTCCCTATTTATTACTGGGTCTTcccctgctctcagtgctgtAAGAATGATGAATTCTGGAAAGCTGCGtgtcacagaaccatggaatggtttgggttggaagggaccttaaaaattattcagttcCACCCTTGCTactggcagggacaccctccactAGACCAtgttgctccaagctctgttcaacctggccttggacacttccagggatgaggcagccacagcttctttgggcaaACCTGTGCCAGGTCCTCCCTCTTCCTCGCAGAGAAGGATTTTATCTTAGTCTAATCTAAACTGGCAATCTGATCTAAACAGCTGGTTTgattccctgtgtcctgtcactctgTGCCCTTGTAAGCTATAAACTGGAGTGGctcatttccttccctgttCAGCTTTCTCATGCCATTTTCAGAGCTCATCAGCATGATCGTGGAgtcattaaagttggaaaagatctcttaaatcatcaaatccaacctttGAGGCAAGCTGGATCCTTTGATcgctgagctgggagctgtttcCCAGCtaacagccctgcctggctcccagcagggacTCTTGCTGAAACAGAGCAACTGCAGACTCTTCCCACTGGATGTTTCCTGCCCACTTAGTCTGGCTCTGTGGTTGTGGTGCACTGAGCCTTCACTTCAAGCACTCCACATCCCTGGGAAGTGCAGAGACAGGCACAGACAAGCCTTTTGATCTGATCAATCCCAGTCTGGcatctttattttccctctgagCTCTGACTCTGAGCTCAGCAGCCCTCTTGCACTGGGGCTTGCTGGGAGCCAAGTGTGTAGCTCCATGCCTTCCCAGATTATTTCCTGGAAGGACAGAAGTGGTGGGATCAGTGGAAGCAGGACAGAAATGGTGACAGCTCGAGCCTCATGTCTGTGAAAACCCATGTTTTCCCTTTGTGTTAATTTGTTAAATGAACTTGACATCTCTGCTGGCTCTGTAATTaactttccttcctttctttctttccacagtATGGTGATGTGCTCAATTTGTTGATCTCCAGCAGGAAGAGCGGGAGTGCAGTGGTGGAATTTGCCACGGTGAAGGCAGCTGTGAGTGTGCAGAGCccctgctgggtgtgctgggggtggcacaggcCGGGTGACAGCGAGGACACTGCCCTGTCATTAAGGCAGTGGAGAAGGGTAATGAGAGTCTAAAGGCACGGAGGgagtggcacagctggaggcacAAACCCAGAGATCAGGCACATAAACAGGTTGTGCATGGAGCAGGCTGAGGAAAGAGGCACTGCCTTAAAAATCTAGCACTGAGCACTTACTCAGCTCTCTCTGAAGGTGAAATGCCTTGGAGGTGGGCTTATGTGTTTTGGAGGTGATATCAGGCATTTGCAgtgaaaaacaacccaaaatgtCTTGACTCACTGTGAGTTATAATAATTCATGTAGCTGTGGGAGCAGAAGCCATCAGTTACCCTGGATTTTAGTAGTTCCATCAGCTTGGGCTGTATGAGAGTTTACTTGTTAGCTTTTCTTTCACTCATAtccaaataataaaaaccccCAGAACTGTGTGCAACCTGTGTATCAAAAGTTGTGACAGGGCTATGGACCATGAAGGTGCTTCTCATGTAGGGCAGCTGTGAAATCtcagagtcatggaatggtttgggttggaaagatcCTTGAAATCTTACAaactggaatcacagaatggtttgggtttgaagggaccttaaaagaCCATCCATTTCAaagtagaaggtgtccctgcccatggttgGGGGCTTGAAATTCAGTCTGAAATAGAGATGATGATGGAAGGATGTTTTCCCTGCCAGGAGATGGCTGTGAAGAATGAAGTTGGCCTGCTGAATAACCCCCTGAAGATTTCCTGGCTGGAGGGccagccccagagccaccccagcaccGTCCTTCCTGACAGCACCAGCCAGCCCAGGACCTCACAGGTGAGGAGAATGGGCTGTGGGGTGGAAATCTGCTGCTGTAACAACCTAAATCTCAGTGTGCTGTCAGATAGAAGCTCTTGGGGCCAGGCCTGGCTTTTCTAGCAGCCCTTTCTGTGCTGAATCAGTGGCTTTCTAAAGGACCTCttgcctgggcagcagcacactcactgggagctggagctATTTAGATGACTGGATCTTCACACATTCCCTTTCTCCCAAGTGAAAAATAAGGATGTTTCCTTGCTCAGCCCAAAGCCTCCAGTGCCATTCTGatggtattttttaatatgtcttGACTGTTGGAATCCTCTAAATGAGGGCTGCTGAAAGGTTCCTTTAGAGAGTCTTGGTTAGTCACTGCATTCCCAGGAGGAGGAACTTTCAGTGCTGGAAGCAAACCACTATTCTTAGGgtctgcaggagggaggagacAGCAATATCAAACTAAATACCCATTTGTGTGTTCACTCCCTAAACACTTTAAGCTTGTGACATTGTTCAGTGCATTCACTCTCTTGATGAGAGTGAATACTTAATACTTTTATTAATACTTCTatcaagtattttatttatattatttgtaATTATGCATCAGAACACCTGATTGCTATCCTGTCCATGTAGGACCACAGGACAGCCACAGGAGATTCACCAGAGTGTTAGGAAGGAAACTGGGGCAAAAAGCAGAATCCAAAGCACATTATTTGAGAATTTCTCACTAGCAGAGAGTGAGAACTGGCTCATTCCTGCCAAAGGGGATTGCTGGTGCAGTTGGAGCTTGGTAGTGGATTCCAACCTCTGTGGGTTCAGATCTCTGAGTTTGTCTTGGCCTGTTTCCATGCCCAGAGCTTGTTAGTGTGGAAGTGCAGCGTCTGCCTGCGGTGCAGGATTAAGTGTggtggggcagcagggagagcaggaaagcagcacacAGTGCTGGTGACTCACCCCtacccagcacagcctcctcaATCCCACCTGGCTCTGAGaatgctgaggagctgctgccagggaccTGCAtccttcccaggagctgcacaccTGGTCCTTTTAGCTGTAAGAAGCTGCACTTCCTGGGATTGCTCTGCAGCCTTGCATCTCCAAGCTGCTTtactttctgtttttcctttttcctactCCAGACCCTCCCTAAATCCTGCTGCATCCGCTAGGATGCTTCTAAAACCTGTAATGTGTTTACAGCTCCTCACAGCTGATCTGCTTCCAGCTTGTGCTCTCCGGTTCAAGACTGTGCAGAGTGAGCTCCCAGATCCTTGTTCCCTCTGCCTCTTCCTttcacacccagcccagcttcccAGCCACCAGGCTCCACATTCTTGCTTCCAGGCTGCACTTATCTCATTCTGATTTAAGCTGCCCTTGCTTCCTATTCACTTCCTCCCTCTGTTTTTGTCTGAATCCACCCCCGTTTTGTTCCCGCTCCGTGCAAAAGCAGCTCCTTCAGTGCTCTGCCTCGGGAATCAGCCCAAATCTGCAGTGTTCTCATGGCAACGTGCTCACTACtcatcctctgctccctgtctgGGACAGGCAGCCAGGTACTCCCTGCCTGGGAGAGCCGGCCAGGACCTGAGTGCCAAAATCTGTGAGTTAAGgacagccagagcccagccagggagTTTGGAAGCAGTTCCCaggtgggagctgtgctgtgaggaggctGCTCATCTTCCACAGCCTTCTTGTCACCTACAGCAACAGGTGCATGTTGTCCAGCAGttcctggagagctgctggagccaagcAGGCTCCAGGTTCCCCTTGGAATTCAAAAGCTGTGGCTTGGCCAGTGTTACTCCAGGCTATTGAGAGCAGTGGCTGTGTAATGGTTCAAAGCACACAGTGGCTGCAGAGAGCTTGTTTTGCCACTCCAACAGCATGCAATGCTCAGTTTGGGGAAgattttccctgctcctgcagtggaaTCTCCCTGCCAGTGCTTCTCAGCCATTCAGCCCTGATAAAAAGCCTCCTGCCTGGCTGTTCTTGTACCTGTTCTAAGCTCCTTCAGAGGTTTCAGAGGgtttatttcctattttctgACTTTGGGAGGTAAATCTCACAGGATAAGAGGCAGCTGTGCCTtccctggaatgtccctgcACTTTACTGTGGCCACTTCCAAAGCTCCTGGTTATCTGGGGGCACAGAggttttattattgttattttttaaaagagcctTAATAGTCAAAAAGGTAAGAACAgtttttcctggtgctgctcaaaATGTTCTCAGCCTTGCAGAGCCTTTCCCACTGTCCAGCTCAGGGTGGGAAACTGTTCCTGTCTTGCCCCAAGCTGTGTGAGCTCTCCTAAGGGAAAAATCaagtcccagcagctctgtccttccctcAGAGCCACACTGGTGTACCCCCCCAATCATAAaaccctgcagtgccaggcaggatGGACCTGGGCCACTCCAGATACCCTGTGCTCCTGGTGCCTGGGATTTCTGTGGCTTGTTCCCAATGAAATGAGGCAACCAGACACTTCCAGTCACAGATACATTTATTCTTCTATGTCTGTACAGCTGGGAGCTCAGTGCATGCGTGGGGCAGCAGTGTCAGAGACATCTCTTCTCCTGCCAGGAGGATAAATCCACTGCTGGTGCTGTATCAGGAGCCTACTTGGATGCTTACCTGTTTCCAGGCTGGGAGTGCCACCTGCACTGGAGTTAAGGGAAAAGAAACCCacaaggaggaagagaaaaaacagaggaacAGCTTTGAGCTTTCACATCCATCGTGGTGGGAGGAGAAGCCCCAGTTCCCATCTCTCAGCCCTCAAAGCTTTGGGGtacagtgctgctgcctccttgCAGGCTGCCTGCTGTTCCACAAGTAATCCATGACAAATCCCTGCCCCACAGTGTCACATCCCCAAAAGAAGtctttccccaaaaaaatgccAGTCTTCCCTGAGGAGGGGATGCGCAGTCCGGAGTTGGGAAATTCCTGGGCTGGAGACTGGAAAGTTGCCCACGAGACAGCAGACAGTGCTctcacctgagcacagagcctgtGAGCTGTGCTCCAGAGGATTCCTTGGCAAGGACAGGGATGGTCTGTGGTGGGTGAGGCGAGGACAACGAAAGAGGCCACACACAACGGGCACGCTCCAGTATCCTTCCTCCTGCCGGAATCAGAGGAactggcagcagcagcgagTAACTGGGATGTGGTGGACAAGGAATACCTTCAAATGGCGTAATCCCTCGGGTTCTGTTTCCTGAGGGTCTGCAGCACATCCTCGAGGAGAGATAGCCCCAAATCCACTTTGAAGGACAGGAAGGGGTCAGCCAGGTCGGGAAGAGTGGTGCTGTTTGGGAGACCTGCCTCCGAGGTTCCGTGCTCTGTAGCCTGGTCCTTGTGTGTTGGAGTGGCTTTGTGGTACGGAGCAGAGTCAGAAAAGGAGAGGTCAGAGTGGGAATCCGTGTGATCGATGATGTTGGGACAGCTGGAACTGTCCAGGTACAGCCGGGGAGGCTTGGGAGGGGCTTGTGCCTTGGCCAGGTTCTGCTCGCTCTGACAGGACAGGTACTCAGACTTGTCCCTCAAGCATTCCCTCTTCTGGCCGTCCGTGTCCAGAGTGTGGCTGTTCTGGTTCAGGATGATGACTTGGTTGCCCAGCTTTTTGTGCCTCCTGAGGGAGAAACGTCGGAAGAAGGTGGTGGACTTGATGGAGCCCCTGCGCCAAGTATCCATGCTGAGGGAAGGCAGCGAGGAGCAGGAACGCTGACTCCTCACAGACGGGATCAGCACAGAGCCACGCAACAGGAACAACCTCTTCCTGCCCCGTTCCCGGTGCTGCAAGGAAAACAGAGAGGCTGGTACTGCAGGAAATGCAAACTCCACGCCGCGGCAAGGAGCACTTGGCTCGTCTTGGATCTCCCTGGAGTGGAGAGGAGCGGCGGTGTGTGAGCGAGCTCGTTAAACGTGTGCTGCGGCTCCGGGCTGGTGGGGAACAGCAGAGGCACAGTCACCATGAGAACAGATCTAATCTGGCATCTAGAACAGAAGGGCATTCGGGTGCCATGGTAACCAAGCACCTTCTGCGGAGGGGCACCGCCGGAAAAGCGCCGT
This region of Catharus ustulatus isolate bCatUst1 chromosome 6, bCatUst1.pri.v2, whole genome shotgun sequence genomic DNA includes:
- the C6H15orf62 gene encoding uncharacterized protein C15orf62 homolog, mitochondrial isoform X2, producing MDTWRRGSIKSTTFFRRFSLRRHKKLGNQVIILNQNSHTLDTDGQKRECLRDKSEYLSCQSEQNLAKAQAPPKPPRLYLDSSSCPNIIDHTDSHSDLSFSDSAPYHKATPTHKDQATEHGTSEAGLPNSTTLPDLADPFLSFKVDLGLSLLEDVLQTLRKQNPRDYAI
- the C6H15orf62 gene encoding uncharacterized protein C15orf62 homolog, mitochondrial isoform X1, producing the protein MLHPSERGRPSSPSAPAASPLLDSGLLQQGHRERGRKRLFLLRGSVLIPSVRSQRSCSSLPSLSMDTWRRGSIKSTTFFRRFSLRRHKKLGNQVIILNQNSHTLDTDGQKRECLRDKSEYLSCQSEQNLAKAQAPPKPPRLYLDSSSCPNIIDHTDSHSDLSFSDSAPYHKATPTHKDQATEHGTSEAGLPNSTTLPDLADPFLSFKVDLGLSLLEDVLQTLRKQNPRDYAI